Proteins from one Candidatus Sulfotelmatobacter sp. genomic window:
- a CDS encoding putative hydro-lyase, whose amino-acid sequence MTAAEVRAAVRRGEITGPTERLAPEHVQANLAVVPRAYADELADLCARNPVPCPLVEPPLAPGAYTSRCAPGADLRTDLGRYRVWREGELVAQPRDVRDLWNDDLVAFLIGCSFTFDHALDAAGLPPRHYALHRNVPMYRTRVPLAAAGRLHGPMVVSMRPYKADQVERAREVTRAFRVGHGEPVAWGDPAQLGIADIMRPEYGDPPVLEAGDVPVFWGCGVTPQSVIVASKLPFAITHEPGHMFVTDLLHEALLGRT is encoded by the coding sequence ATGACGGCCGCCGAGGTGCGCGCCGCGGTCCGCCGCGGCGAGATCACCGGCCCGACCGAGCGGCTCGCGCCCGAGCACGTGCAGGCGAACCTGGCCGTCGTGCCGCGCGCGTATGCCGACGAGCTGGCCGACCTATGCGCCCGCAACCCGGTGCCGTGCCCGCTCGTCGAGCCGCCGCTCGCGCCCGGCGCGTACACGTCCCGCTGCGCGCCCGGCGCCGACCTGCGCACCGATCTCGGCCGCTACCGCGTCTGGCGCGAGGGCGAGCTGGTCGCGCAGCCGCGCGACGTGCGCGACCTGTGGAACGACGACCTAGTCGCGTTCCTGATCGGCTGCTCGTTCACGTTCGACCACGCGCTCGACGCGGCCGGCCTGCCGCCGCGCCACTACGCGCTGCACCGCAACGTCCCGATGTACCGCACCCGCGTCCCGCTGGCCGCGGCGGGCCGGCTGCACGGCCCGATGGTCGTGAGCATGCGCCCGTACAAGGCCGACCAGGTCGAACGCGCGCGCGAGGTCACGCGCGCCTTTCGCGTGGGGCACGGCGAGCCGGTGGCCTGGGGCGATCCCGCGCAGCTCGGCATCGCCGACATCATGCGCCCCGAGTACGGCGACCCGCCGGTGCTCGAAGCGGGAGACGTGCCGGTGTTCTGGGGCTGCGGCGTGACGCCGCAGAGCGTCATCGTCGCCAGCAAGCTCCCCTTCGCGATCACCCACGAGCCCGGCCACATGTTCGTCACCGACCTCTTGCACGAGGCGCTGCTCGGGCGGACGTGA
- a CDS encoding branched-chain amino acid ABC transporter permease, giving the protein MEALSILAQLIVAGVLTGLVFALVSVGLTLVYGVMDVVNFAHGEFLMLAMYVAVGLALIGIGPIVGLPLVVIALFLFGIVVYRVFVRRLLAGPPEATVFGTFGLLVLMQGLAQAIFTSDYRSAPNPPFQGTLHLGAFAIPQATLVEGIGAIVLTALLFAFVEFTETGRAMRAVAEDRVAATLMGIDVQRINALAFGIGAACVGAAGSLLLLSNPAYPTVGVQYALTAFVVVALGGFGSIQGALVGAVLIGLLEVLGGFYLSPELKLVPVYLAYLIVVLLRPQGLLGRR; this is encoded by the coding sequence GTGGAAGCACTGAGCATCCTCGCCCAGCTGATCGTCGCCGGGGTGTTGACGGGACTCGTCTTCGCCCTGGTGTCGGTCGGCCTGACGCTGGTGTACGGCGTGATGGACGTGGTGAACTTCGCCCACGGCGAGTTCCTCATGCTCGCGATGTACGTCGCCGTCGGGCTGGCGCTGATCGGGATCGGCCCGATCGTGGGGCTGCCGCTGGTCGTCATCGCGCTGTTCTTGTTCGGCATCGTCGTCTATCGCGTGTTCGTGCGACGGCTCTTGGCCGGTCCGCCGGAGGCGACGGTGTTCGGTACCTTCGGTTTGCTGGTGCTCATGCAAGGCCTCGCGCAAGCGATCTTCACCAGCGACTACCGCTCGGCGCCCAACCCGCCGTTCCAGGGCACGCTGCACCTGGGCGCGTTCGCGATCCCGCAGGCGACGCTGGTCGAAGGGATCGGCGCGATCGTGCTCACGGCGCTGCTGTTCGCGTTCGTCGAGTTCACCGAGACCGGGCGCGCGATGCGCGCCGTCGCCGAGGACCGCGTCGCGGCGACGCTGATGGGGATCGACGTGCAGCGCATCAACGCGCTCGCGTTCGGGATCGGCGCCGCCTGCGTCGGCGCGGCCGGCTCGCTGCTGCTGCTCTCGAACCCCGCCTATCCGACCGTCGGCGTGCAGTACGCGCTGACCGCGTTCGTCGTCGTCGCGCTGGGTGGGTTCGGCAGCATTCAAGGAGCGCTGGTCGGCGCGGTGCTGATCGGGCTGCTCGAAGTGCTGGGAGGTTTCTACCTCTCGCCCGAGCTGAAGCTGGTCCCGGTCTACCTCGCGTACCTGATCGTCGTGCTGCTGCGGCCGCAAGGGTTGCTCGGGCGGCGATGA
- a CDS encoding ABC transporter ATP-binding protein, with protein sequence MSALLDVRGLGKRFGSVCALDGVDLTVEEGRLTGLIGPNGAGKSTAFGCIAGALKPSAGSVRFRGREIAGLPYYRVARLGIGRTYQIVQTFADMTVLEAVTTGALLRHPRVPDAIAHAAEVLDFVGLADKRYRLGSALTIADKKRLEVARALATEPALLLLDEVMAGLTPAECRDAVALLRSILARGITVLMVEHVMEVLMPIAEHVVVIAAGKTIFAGDARAAVRDQAVVDAYLGSPLEHGEIADGAR encoded by the coding sequence ATGAGCGCGCTCTTGGACGTGCGTGGCCTGGGCAAGCGGTTCGGCTCGGTGTGCGCGCTCGACGGCGTCGACCTGACCGTCGAAGAGGGCCGCCTGACCGGGCTGATCGGCCCCAACGGCGCCGGCAAGTCGACCGCCTTCGGCTGCATCGCCGGCGCGCTGAAGCCCAGCGCCGGCAGCGTGCGGTTCCGCGGCCGCGAGATCGCGGGACTGCCCTACTACCGGGTGGCGCGGTTGGGCATCGGGCGCACCTACCAGATCGTGCAGACGTTCGCCGACATGACCGTGCTGGAAGCGGTGACGACCGGCGCGCTACTGCGGCATCCGCGCGTCCCCGACGCGATCGCGCACGCCGCGGAGGTGCTCGACTTCGTCGGGCTGGCCGACAAGCGGTACCGGTTGGGCAGCGCGCTGACGATCGCCGACAAGAAGCGGCTGGAGGTCGCGCGCGCGCTGGCCACCGAGCCGGCGCTGCTGCTGCTCGACGAGGTGATGGCCGGGCTCACGCCGGCCGAGTGCCGCGACGCGGTCGCGCTACTGCGCAGCATCCTCGCGCGCGGGATCACGGTGCTGATGGTCGAGCACGTGATGGAAGTGCTGATGCCGATTGCCGAGCACGTCGTCGTCATCGCCGCCGGCAAGACGATCTTCGCCGGCGACGCGCGCGCCGCGGTGCGCGATCAAGCCGTCGTCGACGCCTACCTGGGTTCGCCGCTGGAGCACGGCGAGATCGCGGACGGCGCGCGGTGA
- a CDS encoding ABC transporter ATP-binding protein → MSLLEIDELAVAYDGMRALQDVSLRAEAGSVVALVGANGAGKSSLLRAISGLVRPVRGTIRFDGEDLTRVPAHAIVKRGIAHVPEGRRVFSSATVRDNLLLGAYVDRDRARREERLAAAFAAFPRLRERLDQRASTLSGGEQQMLAIARGSMSGPRLLMLDEPSLGIAPILIPQIYAGIAAIAAGGTAVLLVEQNVREALRAADTAYVLQTGRVVLHGPARELIGDPLVQEAFLGIGAA, encoded by the coding sequence GTGAGCCTGCTCGAGATCGACGAGCTGGCCGTGGCGTACGACGGGATGCGCGCGCTGCAGGACGTCTCGCTGCGGGCCGAGGCCGGCAGCGTCGTCGCGCTGGTCGGCGCCAACGGCGCCGGGAAGAGCTCGCTGCTGCGCGCGATCAGCGGTCTGGTGCGGCCGGTGCGCGGAACGATCCGGTTCGACGGCGAGGATCTGACCCGCGTCCCCGCGCATGCGATCGTCAAGCGCGGGATCGCGCACGTCCCCGAAGGACGTCGCGTGTTCTCGTCGGCGACCGTGCGCGACAATCTGTTGCTGGGCGCGTACGTCGACCGCGACCGCGCGCGGCGCGAGGAACGGTTGGCGGCGGCGTTCGCCGCGTTTCCACGCCTGCGCGAACGGCTCGACCAGCGTGCCTCGACGCTCTCGGGCGGCGAGCAGCAGATGCTGGCCATCGCGCGCGGCTCGATGAGCGGTCCGCGGCTGCTCATGCTCGACGAGCCGTCGCTGGGGATCGCGCCGATCCTCATCCCGCAGATCTACGCCGGCATCGCGGCGATCGCCGCCGGCGGCACCGCCGTGCTGCTGGTCGAGCAGAACGTGCGCGAGGCGCTGCGCGCCGCCGACACCGCCTACGTGTTGCAAACCGGCCGCGTCGTGCTGCACGGCCCGGCCCGCGAACTGATCGGAGATCCTCTGGTGCAAGAAGCCTTCCTCGGAATCGGTGCGGCGTGA
- a CDS encoding EamA family transporter has translation MRNERMGPVEWALLAVLALVWGSAFFFYKLLDQAQLPPFTIVAGRVGVAALVLVPVVLLSGRRLPTTPRALGAFVLLGLLNNVVPFSLIIVSEKRLDSGLAAVFNATTPIFTALIAQVMLHDEKLTPARIGGILLGLLGVVLLMGPSALRGFDLTSLAQLASIGAAISYAIAIVYARRIRPLGIDPLVLTCGQLIAATAIALPLALGLEHPREQLTALAAPEWWAWLGLAIPGTAIAYVIYFRIMTTAGATNAASVTFLAPIVAVLLGTLVLGEHPAPTTLAGMLVIFAGQAVLDGRTARYLGEP, from the coding sequence GTGCGAAACGAGAGGATGGGTCCGGTCGAGTGGGCGCTGCTGGCGGTGCTGGCGCTGGTGTGGGGCTCGGCGTTCTTTTTCTACAAGCTGCTCGACCAGGCGCAGCTGCCGCCGTTCACGATCGTCGCCGGCCGCGTCGGCGTCGCCGCTCTGGTGCTGGTGCCGGTCGTGCTCCTCAGCGGGCGACGCCTGCCGACGACGCCGCGCGCGCTGGGCGCTTTCGTCCTGCTGGGGCTGCTCAACAACGTCGTGCCGTTCTCGCTGATCATCGTGAGCGAGAAGCGTCTCGACAGCGGCCTCGCGGCGGTGTTCAACGCGACGACCCCGATCTTCACCGCGCTGATCGCGCAGGTGATGCTGCACGACGAGAAGCTCACCCCCGCGCGCATCGGCGGCATCCTGCTGGGCCTGCTCGGCGTCGTGCTGCTGATGGGCCCGAGCGCGCTGCGCGGCTTCGACCTCACCAGCCTCGCGCAGCTGGCCAGCATCGGCGCCGCGATCTCGTACGCGATCGCGATCGTCTACGCGCGCCGCATTCGCCCGCTCGGCATCGACCCGCTGGTGCTCACCTGCGGCCAGCTCATCGCCGCGACCGCGATCGCGCTGCCGCTCGCGCTCGGCTTGGAGCATCCGCGCGAGCAGCTGACGGCGCTCGCCGCACCGGAATGGTGGGCCTGGCTCGGTCTGGCCATTCCCGGCACCGCGATCGCCTACGTGATCTACTTCCGGATCATGACGACCGCCGGGGCGACCAACGCCGCCTCGGTAACCTTCCTCGCGCCGATCGTGGCGGTGCTGCTCGGCACGCTGGTGCTCGGCGAACACCCCGCGCCGACGACGCTCGCCGGCATGCTGGTGATCTTCGCCGGCCAAGCCGTGCTCGACGGCCGCACAGCGCGGTACCTTGGAGAGCCATGA
- a CDS encoding hydantoinase B/oxoprolinase family protein: MSTTTLDPITAELVASALVYASEEMGIAVRDAAYSPNIKERLDHSCALFDARARLAAQAEHIPVHLGSLPWGLRRTLAWLEERGRALAAGQMIVVNDPYLSGTHLNDVTVIRAIYAGDRLVGYAANKAHHTDVGGAVPGSMPPDARDLFAEGCVVAPLLLMDGDQVVDSTVDLLRANSRTPEARVGDLRAQIAGNVVGERRFLELIERYGVEVVEAALDKALADGERRTRAALRALPDGVVEHSDVMEDEHGEPSIVLRVRLEKRGDELALDYTGTAPQANLPLNAVYGVTLSGAYYAIRAVTDPRIPMNDGSFRPVSINVPEGTLLNPRRPAAVSGGNVETSMRNADLVLGALAKLAPGRVPAQSGGSMNNVMIGGLDGAGNSWAFYETNGCGMGARPDADGIDGIHVHMTNTLNTPIEAIERGMPMLITAYEFAETSAGDGTFRGGSGLVRAFALREGTATASLLGERHAVRPRGEAGGGEGATGAHVFVDREGNTRDLPAKTTVAMVPGDAIIVRTAGGGGFGDPARRDPHARERDVADGIAVAE, translated from the coding sequence ATGTCGACCACGACCCTCGATCCGATCACCGCCGAGCTCGTCGCCTCGGCGCTCGTCTACGCCTCGGAAGAGATGGGGATCGCCGTGCGCGACGCCGCCTACTCGCCGAACATCAAAGAGCGGCTCGACCACTCGTGCGCGCTGTTCGACGCGCGGGCGCGACTGGCCGCGCAAGCCGAGCACATCCCCGTCCACCTGGGCTCGCTGCCGTGGGGTCTGCGCCGCACGCTGGCATGGCTGGAAGAGCGTGGGCGCGCGCTGGCGGCCGGCCAGATGATCGTCGTCAACGACCCCTACCTGTCGGGGACGCACCTCAACGACGTGACCGTCATCCGCGCGATCTACGCCGGCGATCGGCTCGTCGGCTACGCCGCCAACAAGGCGCACCACACCGACGTCGGCGGCGCCGTCCCCGGCTCGATGCCGCCCGACGCACGCGACCTTTTCGCCGAGGGCTGCGTCGTCGCGCCGCTGCTGCTGATGGACGGCGACCAGGTGGTCGACTCGACGGTCGATCTGCTGCGCGCCAACTCGCGCACGCCGGAGGCGCGGGTCGGCGACCTGCGCGCGCAGATCGCCGGCAACGTCGTCGGCGAACGCCGCTTCCTCGAGCTGATCGAGCGCTACGGCGTCGAGGTCGTCGAAGCGGCGCTCGACAAGGCGCTGGCGGACGGCGAGCGCCGCACGCGCGCCGCGCTGCGCGCGCTGCCCGACGGCGTCGTCGAGCACAGCGACGTGATGGAAGACGAGCACGGTGAACCGTCGATCGTGCTGCGGGTTCGACTCGAGAAGCGCGGCGACGAGCTCGCGCTCGACTACACGGGCACCGCGCCGCAGGCGAACCTGCCGCTCAACGCCGTCTACGGCGTGACGCTCTCGGGCGCGTACTACGCCATCCGGGCCGTCACCGATCCGCGCATCCCGATGAACGACGGCTCGTTCCGGCCGGTCTCCATCAACGTTCCGGAAGGGACGCTGCTCAACCCGCGCCGCCCGGCGGCGGTCAGCGGCGGCAACGTCGAGACCTCGATGCGCAACGCCGATTTGGTGCTGGGCGCGCTGGCGAAGCTGGCGCCCGGGCGCGTCCCCGCGCAGAGCGGCGGCTCGATGAACAACGTCATGATCGGCGGCCTCGACGGCGCCGGCAACTCGTGGGCGTTCTACGAGACCAACGGCTGCGGGATGGGCGCGCGGCCGGATGCCGACGGAATCGACGGCATCCACGTCCACATGACCAACACGCTCAACACGCCGATCGAAGCGATCGAACGCGGGATGCCGATGCTGATCACCGCTTACGAGTTCGCCGAGACGAGCGCCGGCGACGGGACGTTCCGCGGCGGGTCGGGCCTGGTGCGCGCATTCGCGTTGCGCGAAGGGACCGCGACGGCCTCGTTGTTGGGCGAACGCCACGCGGTCCGACCGCGCGGTGAAGCCGGGGGCGGCGAGGGCGCGACCGGTGCGCACGTCTTCGTCGATCGCGAGGGCAACACGCGCGACCTGCCGGCGAAGACGACCGTCGCGATGGTGCCGGGCGACGCGATCATCGTGCGCACGGCCGGCGGCGGCGGCTTCGGCGATCCGGCGCGACGCGATCCGCACGCGCGCGAACGCGACGTCGCCGACGGGATCGCGGTGGCCGAATGA
- a CDS encoding hydantoinase/oxoprolinase family protein → MSWRVGIDIGGTFTDLVALADDGRLIRHKIASTPRAPEDGLLGALAALLGEVAPHEIALVAHASTIATNALLGQVHLELPRVAFITTEGFRDVLEIGRQNRSAIYDLAVKRPKPLARREDRLVVRERRAHDGSVILPLDPQSVGRALAAVRERGIRSVAVGLLHADVDGEHERAIGEAFAEVLPDVELSLSSDVDPQYREYERFSTTVVNAALGPIVRAYLERVARGVREAGVRAPIFVMRSDGGMAALAAAAKRPATLIESGPASGVIGAAYVGRALGIEHVLSFDMGGTTAKAGTIRGGVPEVSASFEAAGTTHSGRSVKGSGYPVRFPFVDLAEVSAGGGTIAWLDAAATLRVGPISAGADPGPACYGRGEQPTVTDANVVLRRLNPSALLDGAFPIDASRSRAAVASVAAPLDGDVERTAAGIVALVDAEMAKVLRIVSVERGHDPRDFTLLAFGGGGPLHACAVAADIGVARIVVPMYPGVFSAYGLLAADVRAGAVRSLVAPADAETWKRVRALFDALAKETDAALGGQGVPKDDRSFVRELDLRYVGQSTELAVTAPRTIEEAVEAFHRRHEQRYGFAARRDPVEVVTVRVTGIGATPKPRLVAAAAPAARAPEPRALRERRAVYDGSAFVDTPVYARAHLRPGDAFVGPAVVEQYDATTYVAPAWRARVDGYGNLVLER, encoded by the coding sequence GTGAGCTGGCGGGTCGGGATCGACATCGGCGGGACGTTCACCGATCTGGTCGCCTTGGCCGACGACGGGCGGCTGATCCGGCACAAGATCGCCTCGACGCCGCGCGCGCCGGAAGACGGGCTGCTCGGCGCGCTGGCGGCGCTGCTCGGCGAGGTCGCGCCGCACGAGATCGCGCTGGTGGCGCACGCCTCGACGATCGCCACCAACGCGCTGCTCGGGCAAGTGCACTTGGAGCTGCCGCGCGTCGCGTTCATCACCACCGAGGGCTTTCGCGACGTGCTGGAGATCGGGCGGCAGAACCGCAGCGCGATCTACGACCTCGCGGTAAAGCGACCGAAGCCGCTGGCGCGGCGTGAGGATCGGCTGGTCGTGCGCGAACGGCGCGCGCACGACGGCTCGGTGATCCTGCCGCTCGACCCTCAGAGCGTCGGCCGTGCGCTGGCGGCGGTGCGCGAGCGGGGCATTCGTTCGGTCGCGGTGGGGCTGCTGCACGCCGACGTCGACGGCGAGCACGAACGCGCGATCGGGGAGGCGTTCGCCGAGGTGTTGCCCGACGTCGAGCTGTCGCTCTCGTCGGACGTCGATCCGCAGTATCGCGAGTACGAGCGCTTCTCGACCACCGTCGTCAACGCGGCGCTGGGGCCGATCGTGCGCGCGTATCTCGAGCGGGTGGCGCGCGGCGTGCGCGAGGCGGGCGTGCGCGCGCCGATCTTCGTCATGCGTTCCGACGGCGGGATGGCGGCGCTGGCCGCCGCCGCGAAACGGCCGGCGACGCTGATCGAGAGCGGGCCGGCCAGCGGCGTCATCGGCGCGGCCTACGTCGGCCGCGCGCTCGGGATCGAGCACGTGCTCTCGTTCGACATGGGCGGCACGACGGCCAAGGCGGGGACGATTCGCGGCGGCGTGCCGGAGGTGAGCGCGTCGTTCGAGGCGGCCGGCACGACGCACAGCGGCCGGTCGGTCAAGGGCAGCGGCTATCCGGTGCGTTTCCCGTTCGTCGATCTGGCCGAGGTCAGCGCGGGCGGCGGGACGATCGCGTGGCTCGACGCGGCGGCCACGCTGCGGGTCGGCCCGATCTCCGCCGGTGCCGATCCGGGCCCGGCGTGCTACGGCCGCGGCGAGCAGCCGACGGTCACCGACGCCAACGTCGTGCTGCGCCGGCTCAACCCGAGCGCGCTGCTCGACGGCGCCTTCCCGATCGACGCGTCGCGGTCGCGCGCCGCCGTCGCGTCGGTCGCGGCGCCGCTCGACGGCGACGTCGAGCGGACGGCGGCGGGCATCGTCGCGCTGGTCGACGCCGAGATGGCGAAGGTGCTGCGCATCGTCTCGGTCGAGCGCGGCCACGATCCACGCGACTTCACCCTGCTCGCCTTCGGCGGCGGCGGTCCGCTGCACGCGTGCGCGGTCGCCGCCGACATCGGCGTCGCGCGCATCGTCGTCCCAATGTATCCGGGCGTGTTCTCGGCGTACGGCTTGCTGGCCGCCGACGTGCGCGCCGGCGCGGTCCGCTCGCTGGTCGCACCGGCCGACGCGGAGACGTGGAAGCGCGTGCGCGCGCTGTTCGACGCGCTGGCGAAGGAGACCGACGCCGCGCTCGGCGGGCAGGGCGTGCCCAAGGACGATCGCAGCTTCGTGCGGGAGCTCGACCTGCGCTACGTCGGGCAGTCGACCGAGCTGGCCGTCACCGCGCCGCGCACCATCGAGGAGGCGGTCGAGGCGTTCCACCGGCGGCACGAGCAGCGCTACGGTTTCGCCGCGCGCCGCGATCCGGTCGAGGTCGTCACCGTGCGGGTGACCGGGATCGGCGCGACGCCCAAGCCACGGCTGGTCGCGGCCGCCGCGCCCGCCGCGCGCGCACCCGAGCCGCGCGCGCTGCGCGAGCGGCGCGCGGTGTACGACGGCAGCGCGTTCGTCGACACGCCCGTCTACGCGCGCGCGCACCTGCGGCCCGGCGACGCGTTCGTCGGTCCGGCGGTCGTCGAGCAGTACGATGCGACGACGTACGTCGCGCCGGCCTGGCGCGCGCGCGTCGACGGTTACGGAAACCTGGTGCTGGAGCGCTGA
- a CDS encoding ABC transporter substrate-binding protein, which translates to MQVRRLAFVLAAALVFAAVPGAGLRAADPPDIVIGSVLPLTGASAQTGAGLRAAQQLAVDLVNGHVTYPLPMVGHSGLPRLGHARIRIVFADSQGKPDQARAAAEQLITQDHAVALIGAYISSTTATASQVAERYGVPFLNPDSSAPGLTTRGLHWFFRTTPNDGTFAENFYQFLADLQRTQHADVKKIAIVGEDGLFGTGAGDAEADIGKHRGFDVVTRIAYPATTTEVNAEVQKVKAAAPDVIMMASYLPDALLFMRGFKEQGVQPKAILAQDAGFVDPGFIKTLGPDAEGVFTREVFSLDIKHRNHAVPLIDQLFRQRFGGKPLDGNTARDFMGVLVLADAIDRAGSTQPDAIRGALAATNIPGDLTLMPWKSIQFDATGQNTGGQGIIEQIQDGKYETVWPFDVAVKKVVWPMPAWKH; encoded by the coding sequence TTGCAGGTCCGACGTCTCGCTTTCGTTCTCGCCGCCGCGCTCGTGTTCGCGGCCGTCCCCGGCGCGGGTCTGCGCGCCGCCGATCCGCCCGACATCGTGATCGGCTCGGTGCTCCCGCTGACCGGCGCATCGGCCCAGACCGGTGCGGGGCTGCGCGCAGCGCAGCAGCTGGCCGTCGACCTCGTCAACGGACACGTCACCTATCCGCTGCCGATGGTCGGCCACAGCGGGCTGCCGCGCCTGGGTCACGCGCGCATCCGCATCGTGTTCGCCGACTCGCAGGGCAAGCCCGATCAGGCGCGCGCCGCCGCCGAGCAGCTCATCACCCAGGACCATGCCGTCGCGCTGATCGGCGCCTACATCTCCTCGACGACCGCGACGGCCTCGCAAGTCGCCGAACGCTACGGCGTTCCGTTCCTCAACCCCGACTCGTCGGCGCCCGGTTTGACGACGCGCGGCCTGCACTGGTTCTTCCGCACCACGCCCAACGACGGCACCTTCGCCGAAAACTTCTACCAGTTCTTGGCCGACCTGCAGCGCACGCAGCACGCCGACGTCAAGAAGATCGCGATCGTCGGCGAAGACGGGCTGTTCGGCACCGGTGCGGGCGACGCGGAAGCCGACATCGGCAAGCACCGCGGCTTCGACGTCGTCACCCGCATCGCGTATCCGGCGACGACGACCGAGGTCAACGCCGAGGTGCAGAAGGTCAAGGCCGCCGCTCCCGACGTGATCATGATGGCCTCGTACCTGCCCGACGCGCTGTTGTTCATGCGCGGCTTCAAGGAGCAGGGCGTGCAGCCCAAGGCGATCCTCGCGCAAGACGCCGGTTTCGTTGACCCGGGCTTCATCAAGACGCTCGGCCCCGACGCCGAAGGCGTGTTCACCCGCGAGGTGTTCTCGCTCGACATCAAGCACCGCAACCACGCCGTCCCGCTGATCGACCAGCTGTTCCGCCAGCGCTTCGGCGGCAAGCCGCTCGACGGCAACACCGCGCGCGACTTCATGGGCGTCTTGGTGCTGGCCGACGCGATCGACCGCGCCGGTTCGACCCAGCCGGACGCGATCCGCGGCGCGCTCGCGGCGACCAACATCCCCGGCGACCTCACGCTGATGCCGTGGAAGAGCATCCAGTTCGACGCGACCGGGCAGAACACGGGTGGCCAGGGGATCATCGAACAGATCCAGGACGGCAAGTACGAGACCGTCTGGCCGTTCGACGTCGCGGTCAAGAAGGTCGTGTGGCCGATGCCGGCGTGGAAGCACTGA
- a CDS encoding branched-chain amino acid ABC transporter permease codes for MRGHLLALGSIVVVSVAAAFGVHDQVTLELLFTFLLYAVLGQSWNWISGYAGNVSFGHAIFFACGAYAAALLVTHGFSPWLAFPAGALTAVVLAIVSGFPTLALRGHYFSIATIAVAALVETFVHTSSWLNGANGFELPIRNGWANLQFAQKTNYVLIALALFALVQLGTLALERSRLGYYLRALRANHGAAASVGIDERRWKLIAFAWSAAMASAAGVLYAQDTLFVDPPSVIALSVSIDIALIGVVGGLGTVWGPAVGALIYVALAKGVALQLGGTGKGYDLVIYGALICVIAAWRPRGIVGSLVDALRRRRGAQAVDASPAIAERAA; via the coding sequence ATGAGGGGACATCTGTTGGCGCTCGGTTCGATCGTCGTCGTGTCCGTCGCGGCCGCCTTCGGCGTCCACGATCAAGTGACGCTCGAGCTGCTGTTCACCTTCCTGCTGTACGCCGTGCTCGGGCAGTCGTGGAACTGGATCAGCGGCTACGCCGGCAACGTCTCGTTCGGCCACGCCATCTTCTTCGCGTGCGGTGCGTACGCGGCGGCGCTGCTGGTGACGCACGGCTTCTCGCCGTGGCTGGCCTTCCCGGCCGGCGCGCTGACGGCCGTCGTGCTGGCGATCGTGAGCGGTTTCCCGACGCTGGCACTGCGCGGGCACTACTTCTCGATCGCGACGATCGCGGTGGCGGCGCTGGTCGAGACCTTCGTGCACACCTCGTCCTGGCTGAACGGCGCGAACGGGTTCGAGCTGCCGATCCGCAACGGCTGGGCCAACCTGCAGTTCGCTCAGAAGACGAACTACGTGCTGATCGCGCTGGCGCTGTTCGCGCTGGTGCAGCTCGGGACGCTGGCGCTGGAACGCTCGCGGCTGGGCTACTATCTGCGCGCGCTGCGCGCCAATCACGGCGCGGCCGCGTCGGTCGGCATCGACGAGCGGCGCTGGAAGCTGATCGCGTTCGCGTGGTCGGCGGCGATGGCGTCGGCGGCGGGCGTGCTGTACGCGCAGGACACGCTGTTCGTCGATCCGCCCTCGGTCATCGCCTTGTCGGTCTCGATCGACATCGCGCTGATCGGCGTCGTCGGCGGCCTGGGCACGGTGTGGGGACCGGCGGTCGGCGCGCTGATCTACGTCGCGCTGGCCAAGGGCGTCGCGCTGCAGCTCGGCGGCACCGGCAAAGGCTACGACCTGGTGATCTACGGCGCGCTGATCTGCGTCATCGCCGCCTGGCGCCCGCGCGGCATCGTCGGCTCGCTGGTCGACGCGCTGCGCCGCCGGCGCGGCGCGCAGGCGGTCGACGCGTCGCCGGCGATCGCGGAGCGTGCCGCATGA